Within Meles meles chromosome 19, mMelMel3.1 paternal haplotype, whole genome shotgun sequence, the genomic segment aatgtagtgattcagtaCTGATTTACATTCCAAAATGGCCACCACGACGAATCTAGTCACTCTGTCACCAGACAAAGTTATAATGTTACTGACTGTATTCCTACGCTGTACATCATATCCCCATGTCTTatctattttataactggaagattgtaCCTCTCAGTCTCCCTCACCTATTTCATCCGTCTTCACAACCCCCTTTCCTCTGGTAacacttcagttttcttttctgtatctataagtctgtttctggttttttttcccccaagattttatttatttgacagagagagatcacaagtaggcagagagaaagaggaagaagcaggctccctgctgagcagagagcccgatgtggggctcgatcccaggactctgagatcatgacctgagccaaaggcagaggctttaacccactgagccacccaggcgcccctggtggtCCTTTTCTAACTGATCTTTCGAATGCAAGCAATTTTGAACAGGTGAAGTGTGGCTCCAGTGTCCACACTCTTAACCATGACATCATACTGTCTCTCCAGCTTCCTTCTTGGACACTGTATACCTCGATGCAGGTGTTCTGTGCATGAAACAGATGGGGGCGTGAGATTAGAGATTTCAGTGGTTCCACATAGAAATTTCCCACCCCTGGCCTCCTTCTGGTTTTGCAGCTTTATTTACTCTTACCCACTGCTCTGTCCAGTGCCTCGGAAGCCCAAACCTCTTTGGAATTCTGTAGGAAAAACTGGCTTTTCCTTTACTTAGTAGATGTGACTTTCTCTGCCTGGAGTTAGCATAtcttctctgctttctgttctctgaaaacatgttatttttaattaaaaaaattttttttttaagagagagagaaaacatgtgggggtggagaggggcagcaggagagagagaatctaagcaggctccatgccccacacggagcctgacacggggctcgatctcacgacgcgaaggtcatgacctgagccaaaatcaaaagtcagacgtttaaccgactgagccccccaggcaccggATTCTCTGAAAACAGGCTACGTTCAACCTCCTGGCGATATGCCCTGTATGGTGCCTTTTGTCCACCTGGCCTTatacttttaaatacttttacTATCTTTCTCATGGCATtttgagaagggaaagagaaccagaaatgtatttttcactGTTTTTCCCCCCCACTTCACGGCGTTTACTGAGAGGTGCGGGGTTTTGTGAGCCTGTGCTTGTGCGGTGAGCACGCCGTGCCCCGCACCGCACAGTCGTGCAGTGTCTCCCTGGACGTCAATGACCAGCCTGCAGCCCCTTTTACCTTCTTCCTCCGGGCCTGCTTTCAGGGTCTGTCTTAGTCTGGGCCTTCCCCGGGAACCTCGGGccttgctttaatttttttcctgggcACCTCGACCACAACGGGTTAGATGGCCTTCTGATTTGTTCTTGTGCCTTCGGCGTCTCTCTTGAAAGACTGTAGTCTGGCCTGGCCCCTCACGGCCTCGGTAAGGAAGACGCTCCTTTCCAGTCTTTTCCTCTTGCCGCCTTCACCAAACGTCTTCCACTCTTGTACTTGGTCGCCTTTCCTTCTCCATCAGGAAGCTGGGTGTAGGCCGCTCTGTGTCAGTTTGTGTTGCCACCGAAGGAGACCCAGACGCAAGGACTTGGGGGCGGGCGGTTTATCTGGGAGGTGATCTCAGGGAGGAGCTCAGGGAAGTCCAAAAGGAAAGTGAGAAAAGCCACCTGCGTGGGCAGCTGGGACTCGAGACCACCGGGCACCTTATCAGAGGGGTGGGGTTCACCCCAGCGCTGACCCCCCAGATGTCAAGGAGGCTGGGGTCGTTGTTGTGTGAGGGTCGCCCTGTGGGCATAAACTCCTTCATGCTCTCAGAGCGGGCCTGGGGAGGGTCAGCAGCTCCTGGGGGTGGGACCGGCCGGCGCCGGGTGAGGGAGGGCGCAGGTGCTTGCGGAGGGAAGAGGTGTCCGGGAGCCGGTGATCTGCCTCAGTTTAAGGTGAATTTCGGTCAGACTCTGCAAAAGTGGGGCttttatgatctcagagtcaaggTTTATGATCTGAGAGTCAGAGATTGAGAAACTCCAGTTTCTGACATTTACCCTtcaagccactgagatttggttGTCAGACAGAACAGGATTTCGAAGGGCACCCGAActtgacttttttaaagattttatttatttatatgagagagagagagcatgtgcgcgCACAAGTGAgcggaggggcagggggagaagcagactccccgctgagcggggagcccgaggtgggactcatcccaggaccctgagctgaaggcagacgcttcacccactgaaccacccaggcgcccctgcacttgAGTCTTGACCCTGGTCTCAGATTAGAGAAGGTTCCCCAGGCTGGGAGAAGGTAGGGCACACGGGCAGCATCGAGATGCTTCGTGGGGCAGCCATGCCCAGGGGCTTCTGTGACGCAGCGACAGTCGAGACACTGATTGTGTCTCAGTGAGAGCAAAGTGCCCATCACTCGTCATCGTCTCACCTGTGGAGGGGGCGCCGTCACCCCCTGCCCTCGCTGCGGCCAGGGTGAATCTCTGTCCCTAACACTGGGAGCCCCCTCCAGCTCCTCTCCCGCAGAGCCCAGCTCTCCTGAGGAAAGCCCAAGAGCTTTGACATGTGTAGAATGGCGGAGGGGTGGGATACGCAGCCTGAGTCACCGGTGCGAGGGTGACGGGAAGAGTCTGTGTCCCGCAACCTGCTGGTGTCCCCTAGGCTCTGCTTGCGAGCACAGGGACAGTTTTCCATCTCAGAAGCAGCCCCCAGCCAGACCCTGGGGGTCAGAGGGGCGGGCTGTAGACCAGGAGCCGGGGTCACTCGGGGCAAGGTGGCCTCTGCCACCTGTGCGTCTTGGGGCACAGAAGTGCTCAGACTCTCTGGCTGTCCCAGTTACTGTTACCCGCGCCCCCACCTGTGGCATTCCGTAGGGGAAGAACGTGGGCAGCGTTCCAATCTAGTCGCAGCTGGAAGGCGCCCTGGAGGTCCCCGAGGTGACAGCCCTCCATCCCCAAAGCCCAGCCCAAGGAGCAAGTGCTGCCGTAAATTGCAAGGCTTTTATTGCTGGAATCCTCTAATCAGACCCCTGGACGGGGCGGGCCGCTGAGGTTACTGAGTCGGTGATCAGTTAAGGGACATCCGTGGGGCTCCTGGCAGAGATGGCTCCGTTAACACAAAGGACTGGAGTATATTTTATtctgcagagagaaaggcaggaaacCTGGTGAGGCCTCAAGGGGTACGAGAGCCCCGGAGCCCTCCCGGAGGTGCACTGGACACTCCCCAGGCAGCAGCCTGCGGCGTTGTTTGGAGGACGGCTTCGACCCGGGCAGGCCAAGGTGgattccccccacctcctgcaccACGAGAGAACCCCAGGTGTGCCTAGAAGCTTCCTCCAGTGGAGCAGAGTGAAGCAGAGGGATCTGGGGTGGGATGGAATGGGAAGAGGCAGCTGAGAAGGTCCTGGCAGGCTCAGGTGCACCTACGGGCCCCTGGGGGTCTCCAGTTCTGCTTCCACCTTCTGCCCCGGGACCCTTGTGGCTCGAAGCTTTTTCCCCCTCTTGGGACAGCGGAGAGAGGATTCACTGTGATTTTCCACTTGGGGCCTCTCACCTGGGAAGGGCCGGAGGGGGCTTTTGGAGCTGTCTTCTCCCCTTCcgtctcccccttccctcccctcctcgccccctccccctgctctcctggCATGTGAGGCATGGAATGGCACTCTGGGACCCCGGGAACGAGGAAATATGAAGGTTTTAGGGGGGAAGGAATAGGGAACTTGAGGAGTTTAAGTAAAGGAACCCATGTTGGGAGACAGGAAGGACCCCGTGCTAACAGTTTAAAGGTCCAGGCTCACAGGCTGGAGAGACTGGAGTCAGGGAGGCCAGCCCTGAGGGCCTGACACCGAGGCCGGGCAATGCCAAGGACACGGGAGGGCCTGCCAGCTCCCGGACTGGTGGCTGGGCAGCACTGAGCAGCCAAGGCGGGCCGGAAAGCCCCAGGGCTGGGCTGACTCTTTCCCATACCATCCTCTCCGCTTCCCCATTCATGaagcttttctctttctggattcCCAGGGAAGGGCCATGGTGGAGAAGAAAACTGGGTGCCCCCCGCCACCCTGAGCAGACCCCCAGATAGGCGCCAGGGAGACGGACACATAGAGCTGGACCCACCAGCACACTGATAGTATTCATCTTGTCCTCTTCTGTGAACTTCGCGTCCACGCACTCCTTCAGGCTTCTGGCATTTTCCAAAATTGCAGAATCATTTTGGTACTGGGCCACTTGCTGGACATACTCGTCAGGGGTGCCCGTGATGAACAGGGTGACATCGTGCTCCACAGACGAGCAAATGTTACAATCTGGAACACAAAGACAAGCTGACACTCTGTTGAAAGGCCTTCCCTGGCACATTCCTCCTTGCCTCCCCCAGCAGGCTCAGAACTGCCCTGGGAAGGTATCAGAACCCCTGGAGAACCTGGGGCCCTAGGCGCCCACCTCCGCCGGAGGTCAGGAGCAAGGCAGCGCAGAGAAGCAGGAGAGCACCAGCCGGCTTCATGGTGTGGGTGGCAGCTGCTCCCTCCCCCGCCTGGAGCCCTTTTATGTCCACGGAGGAGCAGGGCCGTCCTCTCCCAGGAGGCCCTGCTAGGCCTCTCCTGGCTGCAGCGTGGACTTGCCCGGGGGCCATGGAGGGAGAAGATGTATGTGTAGGCGACATCCTAAGTCCCTGAGTCAACAAAGGACAAGAACTTGGCCTCCcttccccatctgagggttctgTCCAAATGTCAGCTGACACCAGGGGTTTCAGAATTGCAATTTCCTAGGTTGACTGGGAAAAGGAGCAGAAGTCTCCCAAATCGGGCCTCCGGATTGATGGCCGATGTCAGCCTCTCATTACCTGTGACCTTAGAGACAGTTTGGTCAGAGCCGAGGGATTCTTCAGGAAGCCCAGTGCTTAGCTAATGGTCTCACAGCGAGGAAGCCCTGCCTGCAGCATCGTCTCTGTCCTTGACCTGCTCAGTAGTCTCCCCTGAGCCAGTCCTTGGAGTCTGTATCTGGAGCCCCCAATCCTCCCCTCCATGCTGACCAAGCCCTGTCACCTGGTTTCTCTGGCAGCGCCTCAGTCTGCCTCAGAAACAGCATCCCCCCACCAGCCTTTTCTCTTGAACTTCTCCACACGGTCCACACCGCTCTGTCTCCAGAGGTGCAAGCGAGGAAAAGCCAGGCTGCTTCTCCGGCCTACAGTCCCTGTGTGACTTGTAGGCCCCGGcctttccctgcccttctccccgcTCCCTGGTCGCCCTGCTGCTTCTGGACGGGGCCCGTGGCTGGCTGCTTTGTGTTCTAGATTGTACCCCCGCAGCAGGGCCTTGGCTCGAGCTGCCCCCGCTGCCTGCAAGGCTCCTCCTCCAAGAACATGATGCGTGGCCTGATGGCTCAGGTCTCTTCAAATGCCACCATATCAGCGAGACTTTGCCACGGGCCTGACCCCTTAgagcccggcccctgccccgctGCCCTCCCCGACTTCatctctctccctggctctcccTGGCACTCATCAATTGTCTTTCACTTCCTCTCCGATGTATAACGAGCTCCGGGAAAGGGGGCGCTCAGCTGCGTGTGGTGCTGCGTCCCCCGGACAGGGACACATAGCGGGTGTTTAACGAATGTTCGCTAGCGGAACTCAAGGAATCCCCTATTTCTGCAGAGCTGACCACCAAGAACGGTTTTCCTTGGGCTCGCTTGCTGGCAGTGCCTGCCTGGCCTTTCTTTACTCTGAGTCATCCGGTCAGAAGAGGGTTACTAGAGCCCAGAGCTGAAGGGAGAGCACGCGTTTTTTGACCCAGTCAGAGCCTTATGCCAAACAGGATTCACATCCGGCAACCGCTCTTGGCGAAGAGGGTGTTGAGTCCCGAGCTCCCCCTGTCAGGTGGCTGCCATGGAACCGCTCCAGTCCCGATGTCCAGAGGCCATGCACGAGATGCTCTCGTGAGGGCATCTCACGAGAGGCTCAGGCCATTGCAGATGTCCCTCAGGTTCTTGGGCACCCGTCTGGGAAGGTGAGCACCACAGGCCCCCGAGCGGACATGCTTGCCGGACCGAATTTCAGTGTGGTGGGGACACCCGGGCAGGGTCTTCTGTCCTTCACTACGTGCTTCCTTCAAGTTCTCCCCAGCTCTGGGAGACGATGAAGCGAGTTTGGGGTGCTGGAGTAACACAGGATGCTGATGTCTGTCCAAGCCCACCGGGTGCCACAAAACCATCTGAGATCTCTCCGGAGGCAGGGACATTTGCTGAGGTTGGGGGAACTTTCTGGACAAGGTCTTGCAGTATATGCCATCCCTTACTAATGCaagtggttttttttattttattattcattttttttttctcattaaactttgtttattattcatttttatccgGAGTAATTCTAGACTTACAGAAAAGCTGCAAAGATTGGTCGAAACCAAGAAGGTGACATTGGCATACCACTACTGACTAAACTCCCAACTTTATTTGGATTCCACCAGTTTGTCCATTAATGTCCTCTCTGTGTTCTAGAATCCAACCCACATCCTAAACACAGCATTGATTGTCATGTCTCCCCACTCTCTCCTGATCTGTGACAATTTCTCAGTCTTCCCTTGTTTGTCGTGGCCGTGATGGTCTTGAAGACGGGCCAGGTGTTAGAGAATGTCCACCAAACTGACTTGGCTGCTGTATTTCTTCTAATTTGGATTGGGGTTCAGACCTGGGGTTTTGAAGGAGACATCAAGGAGGGCAAGGGCCATATGTCACATCACATGTGGCTATGTGACATCAGTATGTCTCACCGCTGGTGGTGTTGGCCTTGATCGTTTGACGCATGTTGGGTTTGCTAGGTTTCTGCATGGTTTCCTCCTTTCCCTACTCTCTAGAAGTGAGTAACTAAGTCTAGCCCGCTCACAAGGAGGACGGGGCAATGAGCTCTGGTTCCTGGAGAGAGAGTATCTATGTGTACTATTTGGAATGCTTCGGTGAGGAATATCTATGTCTTCTTCATTACttgtttattaaatcatttatttatatcagtacgGACTCACAGATAcgattttatactttgggttttCATCTAATACTATGTCATTTCTGTGATTGCTTAAATTGTTCCAGATTTGGTCCCTGGGAGCTTTCCTTCTAGAATTTTCATGGACTGTCTCGCCTTGTTTGTGCCAATAAACCCCTTTGCTAGAGTAGAAGGTTGAGTTTAACTCTTGAGGGAGTTTAAGCCGATGGTGCGCCCCCTCTGGTTGTAGAGCTCCAGCCTGCAGTGGGTACGGGCGACAAGCTGCACACCTCCAAAACTACTCACCGATGTTTCTGGATGGGCTATTAAGCCCAAGCTCCTCTTGGGACCAGGTTCACCTATGAAGGGGATGAGACAGGGCCAAGGCTGGACCCACTGGGAGTCCAGAAGGTGCCCAGGAATTTGCTCCTTTAAGGGCAAGAACGGAACAGGAGACATTGGGAGACGTTGGGAGTGTTATCAGCCCTTGAGGAGCCCTGCATGGCCAGGAGTCCTGAGACTTCCCTGGTAGGGAGTACTTCAGGGCCCAAGAATGGTGCCCATGCAGCCTGGGGGCTCGGTCCAGAGCCTGCAGCACTGAAGGTGGTCAAGAGGGTCTGGTTGGGCTCAGCACCCCATACATATCTGCAGGACTTCGATGTAGGCACAGGTCAGGCTGGCTGATCTTTTGTCAACCTGTAGTGGCATAGACTTGTCCTTGACACCTCATGTGATTGGGAGTGTACTGCACCCGAAGCCAGGataggttgggggaacaagttgCAGGCTACAAGGGTCTATGTTGGGGTTGGGACAACAGAGCAGTTGGCTCGGGATGGAGTCACTTGGAAATGTCAGCTCTAGTTGGTCTTTGGCAAAGGAAAAAACCACATCCTCTCCAGGAGGCTTTCAGCCCAAGGGCTGAGGGAGCCACACGTGCCAGGTCCTGCCCACAGGCCCTTGGAACACCTAGGAGGGATCTGGGCGAGGCTCAGGGAGCTAGTAGTTTATAAAGCCTCAGAAACGCTGCCCTGAGCAGAACATTCTGGCGGCTGACACTATGAAGGGGACGCTGCTTGTGCTGGCCTTGCTGGTGACCCAGGAGCTGGGCATCAAGATGGGTGAGAGTAGGAAAGAGGGACAGATGGCCTTCCTGATCCTTGTCCCGCTCTATCTCACTCCTTCACCCCCTATGGTGATTTCCAAGTAGCTTCTAGGGACAAAGT encodes:
- the LOC123930524 gene encoding uncharacterized protein LOC123930524, whose product is MSPTHTSSPSMAPGQVHAAARRGLAGPPGRGRPCSSVDIKGLQAGEGAAATHTMKPAGALLLLCAALLLTSGGDCNICSSVEHDVTLFITGTPDEYVQQVAQYQNDSAILENARSLKECVDAKFTEEDKMNTISVLVGPALCVRLPGAYLGVCSGWRGAPSFLLHHGPSLGIQKEKSFMNGEAERMVWERVSPALGLSGPPWLLSAAQPPVRELAGPPVSLALPGLGVRPSGLASLTPVSPACEPGPLNC